The following coding sequences lie in one Lolium perenne isolate Kyuss_39 chromosome 2, Kyuss_2.0, whole genome shotgun sequence genomic window:
- the LOC139835106 gene encoding uncharacterized protein — translation MIFSLDPLRGPLDVPVDDRSLDTSSAPPFSSRAAYRLLSPALPVDASACIAWGSRLPAKLKIFAYLADIDRLSTRANLFFKNCAPSAICAACPTEETGRHIFFDCTLASGVWARLGVDIPADRFSFWDLAQPRDFPVDVWRVGMAVLLWSLWKARNDLVFNNRNCTAQLVIRRACEDLAVWRWRFKEEDRLPLDSLRSFFLSCNM, via the exons ATGATCTTCTCCTTGGACCCCCTCCGTGGCCCATTAGATGTCCCTGTTGACG ATCGCTCCCTCGACACCTCCTCGGCCCCGCCGTTCAGCTCGCGTGCCGCCTACCGCCTGCTCTCCCCGGCGCTGCCGGTTGACGCTTCAGCTTGTATTGCGTGGGGATCTCGACTCCCCGCAAAGCTGAAGATCTTCGCCTACCTCGCCGACATCGACAGGCTCAGCACCCGCGCCAACCTCTTCTTCAAGAACTGTGCTCCCTCGGCGATCTGCGCCGCCTGTCCTACCGAGGAGACCGGACGTCATATCTTCTTCGACTGCACGCTTGCCTCTGGTGTTTGGGCTCGCCTTGGGGTCGATATCCCTGCTGACCGTTTCTCCTTCTGGGACCTTGCTCAGCCTCGCGACTTCCCTGTGGATGTGTGGCGGGTTGGAATGGCTGTGCTGCTTTGGTCTCTCTGGAAGGCCAGGAACGATTTGGTTTTCAACAATAGAAACTGCACTGCCCAGCTGGTCATTCGTAGGGCCTGTGAGGACCTGGCTGTTTGGAGATGGCGCTTCAAAGAGGAAGACCGGCTACCTCTAGACTCCCTCCGATCCTTCTTTCTTTCCTGTAACATGTAA